A genome region from Nitrospirota bacterium includes the following:
- a CDS encoding ABC transporter ATP-binding protein yields MKSLLRVLRYLRPYRALALFTLLCACLVTALELVPPWLIKVVIDDVIQARRPDLLPRVIAGLLAAYALKNVFASLRIRFNNTLEQRVVHELREQVFAALQRLSVSYYESRSTGEIMSRVTNDTEHVERIFIDGLEGMLTASLTLTGITVMLFALNWKLALLSMLPIPVLILSAMFFTKRVHGYYHQIRKHAADLNAYLQDALSGIRETMGFNRQAYEERRFGAISRQYSESNLQAMCLWSVYSPGMIFVGSLGSLLILWYGAGEVLSGVLTVGELVMFLSYLALFYVPINQIHSVNHMLQHALAASERVFEILDQQPEVGDRPGAVSPSRRLVGAVQFERVLFHYRPDVPILREVSLAVKPGERIALVGPSGAGKSTMLKLLMRFYDVRGGAVVIDGHDIRTLPLAFLRGQIGLVQQEPFLFNGTVRENIAYGDLAAGQDRLEEVARAARAHEFIASLPEGYDTWIGERGVKLSVGQKQRVSIARVLLKDPPIVVFDEATSNIDTETEVKIREALAVLTRGRTTFIIAHRLSTLHDVDRILVVEQGRIVEEGPHEALLARGGLYTGLYEAQFQV; encoded by the coding sequence GTGAAATCTCTCCTGCGAGTCCTTCGCTATCTCCGACCCTATCGTGCGCTGGCCCTGTTCACGCTGCTCTGTGCCTGCCTGGTCACGGCGCTGGAGCTGGTGCCGCCCTGGCTGATCAAGGTCGTCATCGACGATGTGATCCAGGCCCGCCGCCCGGATCTTCTGCCCCGGGTGATCGCCGGCCTGCTGGCTGCCTATGCGTTGAAAAATGTGTTCGCCTCCCTCCGTATCCGCTTCAATAACACGCTGGAGCAGCGGGTGGTGCATGAGCTGCGCGAGCAGGTGTTTGCCGCCCTGCAGCGGCTCTCAGTGAGCTACTACGAGAGCCGCTCCACCGGCGAGATCATGTCGCGGGTCACCAACGATACGGAGCACGTCGAACGGATCTTCATCGACGGCCTCGAAGGGATGCTCACGGCTTCGTTGACCCTCACCGGCATCACGGTCATGCTGTTCGCGCTGAACTGGAAGCTGGCACTGCTCTCCATGCTCCCGATCCCGGTGCTGATCCTTTCCGCCATGTTCTTCACGAAGCGCGTGCATGGCTATTACCACCAGATCCGCAAGCACGCGGCCGACCTGAACGCCTATCTCCAGGATGCCCTCTCGGGCATCAGGGAGACGATGGGATTCAACCGGCAGGCCTACGAAGAACGGCGATTCGGCGCTATCAGCCGTCAATATAGCGAGAGCAACCTGCAGGCCATGTGTCTCTGGTCGGTGTATTCACCGGGCATGATCTTTGTGGGCAGTCTCGGAAGTCTGTTGATCCTTTGGTACGGGGCCGGCGAGGTTCTGAGCGGCGTCCTCACGGTCGGTGAGCTGGTGATGTTTCTGTCCTACCTGGCGCTGTTTTACGTGCCGATCAACCAGATCCATTCGGTGAATCACATGCTGCAGCATGCCTTGGCCGCCAGCGAACGGGTCTTCGAGATTCTGGATCAACAGCCCGAAGTCGGCGACCGGCCGGGGGCCGTCTCGCCCAGCCGGCGGTTGGTCGGGGCGGTGCAATTCGAGCGGGTGTTGTTTCACTACCGGCCGGATGTGCCGATCCTCCGCGAGGTCTCGCTGGCCGTCAAGCCGGGGGAACGTATTGCGTTGGTCGGTCCCAGCGGGGCCGGCAAGAGCACGATGCTCAAGCTGCTCATGCGCTTCTATGATGTGCGGGGAGGGGCGGTCGTGATCGACGGCCATGACATCCGCACCCTTCCCCTGGCTTTTTTGCGCGGCCAGATCGGCCTGGTGCAGCAGGAGCCGTTTCTCTTCAACGGCACGGTGCGGGAGAACATTGCCTATGGAGACCTGGCCGCCGGCCAGGACCGGCTTGAGGAGGTGGCCCGCGCGGCCCGCGCCCATGAGTTTATTGCCTCGTTGCCGGAGGGCTATGACACCTGGATCGGAGAGCGGGGCGTGAAGCTGTCGGTCGGCCAGAAACAACGGGTGTCCATCGCGCGGGTATTGCTGAAGGATCCGCCGATCGTGGTCTTCGACGAGGCGACCTCCAATATCGACACCGAGACCGAAGTGAAGATCCGGGAAGCGCTGGCCGTGCTGACCCGAGGGCGAACCACGTTCATCATCGCCCATCGCCTGTCCACCCTGCATGACGTGGACCGGATTCTGGTGGTTGAGCAGGGCCGGATTGTAGAGGAGGGGCCCCATGAAGCGCTGTTGGCGCGAGGCGGTCTTTATACCGGCCTCTACGAGGCTCAGTTTCAGGTCTAG
- a CDS encoding MoaD/ThiS family protein produces MIKVRIPTPLRPLTKGQGEVEAKGANIEEMVNHLEGAHPGIKGRLCDEKGELRRFVNIYVNEEDIRFLKGKDTILKDGDEVSIVPAIAGGN; encoded by the coding sequence ATGATCAAGGTCCGCATCCCGACCCCCTTGCGCCCGTTGACCAAGGGCCAGGGCGAAGTCGAGGCAAAAGGAGCCAACATCGAGGAGATGGTCAACCATCTGGAAGGCGCGCACCCGGGCATCAAGGGCCGGCTCTGCGACGAGAAGGGCGAGCTGCGCCGGTTCGTGAACATCTACGTCAACGAAGAAGACATCCGGTTCCTCAAGGGCAAAGACACGATCTTGAAGGACGGGGACGAAGTGTCCATCGTGCCGGCGATCGCGGGAGGCAACTAA
- the cysK gene encoding cysteine synthase A → MTARSHKTIVELIGNTPLVRLNRLSPEGGATIYAKVEYFNPGGSVKDRICLNMIDEAERQGKLKPGGTIVEPTSGNTGIGLALVAAVRGYKLILVMPESMSMERASLLSSYGAQLVLTAAWEGMKGSIKEAESIVAQNPSYYMPDQFSNAANPAMHRKTTALEIWEALDGKIDAFVTAVGTGGTITGCGEVFKERKPQVQVIAVEPAGSPVLSGGDPGPHKIQGIGAGFVPKVLNRKILDRVITVTDDEAYQTSKQLAKKEGLLVGISSGANVFAAQKVAQELGPGKNVVTILCDTGERYISIEKYFNI, encoded by the coding sequence TTGACCGCTCGCTCCCACAAGACCATCGTCGAACTCATCGGCAATACACCGCTGGTGCGGTTGAACCGCCTGTCCCCCGAAGGCGGCGCCACGATTTACGCCAAGGTGGAGTACTTCAATCCCGGCGGCAGCGTGAAGGACCGCATCTGCCTCAACATGATCGACGAGGCGGAGCGGCAGGGCAAGCTCAAGCCGGGCGGGACGATCGTCGAGCCGACGAGCGGGAACACAGGGATCGGGCTGGCGCTCGTGGCCGCGGTGCGCGGATACAAGCTGATCCTGGTCATGCCCGAGAGCATGAGCATGGAGCGGGCGAGCCTGCTCTCTTCTTACGGGGCGCAACTGGTGCTGACGGCCGCCTGGGAAGGGATGAAGGGCTCGATCAAGGAAGCCGAGAGCATCGTGGCGCAGAACCCGTCCTATTACATGCCCGATCAGTTTTCCAATGCGGCCAACCCGGCCATGCACCGGAAGACGACGGCGTTGGAAATTTGGGAGGCGTTGGACGGCAAGATCGACGCCTTCGTGACCGCCGTCGGCACGGGCGGGACGATCACCGGCTGCGGCGAAGTGTTCAAGGAACGGAAGCCCCAGGTGCAGGTCATCGCGGTCGAGCCGGCCGGATCGCCGGTGCTCTCCGGCGGAGACCCGGGCCCGCACAAGATCCAGGGCATCGGCGCCGGGTTTGTTCCGAAAGTGTTGAACCGAAAAATTCTGGACCGGGTGATCACCGTGACGGATGACGAAGCTTACCAGACCTCCAAGCAGCTCGCGAAGAAGGAAGGGCTGCTCGTGGGCATTTCGTCCGGCGCCAACGTGTTCGCCGCCCAGAAAGTGGCCCAGGAATTGGGACCAGGGAAAAACGTGGTGACGATTCTCTGCGACACGGGCGAGCGGTACATCAGCATCGAGAAGTACTTTAACATTTGA
- the moeB gene encoding molybdopterin-synthase adenylyltransferase MoeB: MNFTDEQITRYSRHILLPEVGGKGQKKIAQSKILIVGAGGLGSPAAFYLAAAGVGTIGLIDSDLVDLSNLQRQVIHQTPDVGRSKVISAKEKIEAINPDVKVLTYEDRLVAKNALDLIRAYDVVIDGVDNFPAKFLINDACFFAEKPLVHGGILRFDGRVTTIIPKKSACYRCVFKTPPPPGLVASCQEAGVIGVLAGIIGTLQATEALKLVLGIGRPLTDRMLDFDARRTTFREIKTKRNPNCPLCGSHPTITELFDHEPEVCAVRT; encoded by the coding sequence ATGAACTTCACCGACGAACAGATCACGAGATACAGTCGGCATATCCTCCTGCCCGAGGTGGGCGGGAAGGGGCAGAAAAAGATCGCCCAGTCGAAGATCCTGATCGTCGGGGCCGGCGGCCTTGGCTCCCCTGCCGCCTTCTATCTGGCCGCGGCCGGCGTGGGCACCATCGGATTGATCGACAGCGACCTGGTGGACCTCTCGAACCTCCAACGGCAGGTCATTCACCAGACCCCGGACGTCGGTCGCTCCAAAGTGATCTCGGCCAAGGAGAAGATCGAGGCGATCAACCCGGACGTGAAAGTCCTCACCTACGAGGACCGACTGGTGGCCAAGAACGCGTTGGACCTGATTCGCGCTTACGATGTCGTCATCGACGGCGTGGACAACTTCCCGGCCAAGTTCCTGATCAACGACGCCTGCTTCTTCGCCGAGAAGCCGTTGGTGCACGGCGGTATCCTGCGGTTCGACGGGCGCGTCACGACGATCATCCCGAAGAAGTCAGCCTGCTACCGGTGCGTCTTCAAGACCCCGCCGCCCCCGGGCCTGGTCGCGAGCTGCCAGGAAGCCGGCGTGATCGGCGTGTTGGCCGGGATCATCGGCACTCTCCAGGCCACGGAAGCCCTGAAGCTGGTACTGGGCATCGGCCGGCCGCTCACCGACCGGATGCTGGACTTCGACGCCCGCCGGACGACGTTCCGGGAGATCAAGACCAAACGGAACCCGAACTGCCCGCTCTGCGGTTCTCATCCGACGATCACGGAACTGTTCGACCATGAGCCGGAAGTCTGTGCCGTTCGGACCTAA
- the thiS gene encoding sulfur carrier protein ThiS yields MQVKINGKSEEVQGATVLDLLKAKNIDPHMVAVELNNTMLERDHLGTAQVKDGDRLEFLFYMGGGR; encoded by the coding sequence ATGCAGGTGAAAATCAACGGGAAATCGGAGGAAGTCCAGGGTGCGACGGTTTTGGACCTCCTCAAAGCCAAGAATATCGACCCGCACATGGTCGCCGTCGAGTTGAACAACACGATGCTGGAACGAGACCATCTGGGGACCGCCCAAGTGAAGGACGGGGACCGCCTGGAGTTTCTCTTTTATATGGGAGGTGGCCGTTGA
- the moeB gene encoding molybdopterin-synthase adenylyltransferase MoeB produces the protein MEFTDAQVQRYSRHIILQDVGGKGQKKLARAKVLVIGAGGLGSPAALYLAAAGVGTIGLVDGDVVDLSNLQRQILHTTATLGQPKVESGRKMLAALNPDITIKTYQENVSADNIMGLLHDYDIILDGSDNFSTRFLVNDACFFAKKTLVSGSIFRFEGQLTTIKPHEGHPCYRCLYPEPPPAGLVPNCQEAGVLGVLAGTIGVLQASEAIKEILGIGETLADRLLLYDALEMKFRKLGRPKDPDCRLCGPNPTITNLLSDYTVSCSL, from the coding sequence ATGGAATTCACCGACGCACAAGTCCAACGCTACAGCCGGCACATCATCCTGCAGGACGTGGGCGGCAAGGGACAGAAGAAGCTGGCGCGCGCCAAGGTCCTGGTGATCGGGGCCGGCGGGCTCGGCTCCCCTGCGGCGCTCTACCTCGCGGCGGCCGGCGTGGGCACGATCGGTCTCGTGGACGGGGACGTGGTGGACCTGTCCAATCTTCAGCGGCAGATTCTCCACACGACCGCGACGCTCGGCCAGCCGAAGGTGGAGTCCGGACGCAAGATGCTGGCGGCGCTGAACCCGGACATCACGATCAAGACCTATCAGGAGAACGTGTCGGCCGACAACATTATGGGGCTCCTACACGACTACGACATCATCCTGGACGGGTCCGACAACTTCTCCACCAGGTTTCTCGTGAACGACGCCTGCTTCTTCGCCAAGAAGACGCTCGTCTCCGGCAGTATCTTCCGGTTCGAGGGTCAGCTCACGACTATCAAGCCCCATGAAGGCCACCCATGCTATCGCTGCCTCTATCCGGAACCGCCCCCGGCCGGCTTGGTCCCCAACTGCCAGGAAGCCGGCGTCCTGGGCGTGCTGGCCGGCACGATCGGCGTACTGCAGGCCTCCGAGGCCATCAAGGAAATTCTCGGCATCGGCGAGACGCTGGCCGACCGGCTGCTGCTCTACGACGCGCTGGAAATGAAGTTCCGCAAGCTGGGACGTCCGAAGGACCCGGACTGCCGCCTCTGCGGCCCCAATCCGACTATCACCAACCTGCTCAGCGACTACACCGTCTCGTGCAGTTTGTGA
- a CDS encoding FeS-binding protein, whose amino-acid sequence MPSLRFHIRFPEQKIKEPIIYQIGHEYKVVTNVRRADVRETTGWMDVELTGETGEIERAVDGLRKKGVLVDPIELNVVE is encoded by the coding sequence ATGCCCAGCTTGCGCTTCCACATCCGATTCCCGGAGCAAAAGATCAAGGAGCCGATCATTTACCAGATCGGCCATGAGTACAAGGTCGTCACCAACGTCCGGCGGGCCGACGTGCGCGAGACCACCGGCTGGATGGACGTGGAGCTGACCGGCGAGACGGGCGAAATCGAACGGGCGGTCGATGGACTCAGAAAGAAAGGGGTCCTCGTGGACCCGATCGAGCTGAACGTCGTGGAGTAA
- a CDS encoding threonine synthase produces the protein MAKMKALICRECGKEYPTKAIHVCELCFGPLEVKYNYEEIKQNISRKKIESGPHSMWRYIDLLPVEGAPSVGPHAGFTPMVRAKNLGAFLGLDELYIKNDTVNHPTLSFKDRVVAVALTRARELGFETVACASTGNLANSVAAHAAAAGMRCYVFIPGDLEAAKVLGNLIYKPNVVEVEGNYDDVNRLCSEIAGEHKWAFVNINIRPYYAEGSKTLAFETVEQLGWQAPDQVVIPMASGSLLTKIKKGLQEMETLGLIGKVKTKINGAQAEGCSPISTAFKEGRDFFRPVKPKTIAKSLAIGNPADGYYALKATAETGGAMDMVSDEEVVEGIKLLAQTEGIFAETAGGVTIGVLQKLVKQGIIKKGDVTVAYITGNGLKTQEAVIDAVGRPVRIQPSLVNFERTFKMGKNGGADA, from the coding sequence ATGGCCAAGATGAAAGCGCTGATCTGCCGGGAATGCGGGAAGGAATACCCGACCAAGGCGATCCACGTCTGCGAGCTCTGCTTCGGCCCGCTGGAAGTGAAATACAACTACGAGGAGATCAAGCAGAACATCTCCCGCAAGAAGATCGAGTCCGGACCGCACAGCATGTGGCGGTATATCGACCTGTTGCCGGTCGAAGGCGCGCCCTCCGTCGGCCCCCATGCCGGCTTCACCCCCATGGTGCGGGCGAAGAACCTGGGCGCCTTCCTGGGCCTGGACGAGCTGTACATCAAGAACGACACGGTCAATCACCCGACCCTCTCCTTCAAGGACCGGGTCGTGGCCGTGGCCCTGACCCGGGCGCGTGAACTGGGCTTCGAGACCGTCGCCTGCGCCTCGACCGGCAACCTGGCTAATTCCGTGGCGGCCCATGCGGCGGCCGCCGGCATGCGCTGCTACGTGTTCATCCCCGGCGATCTGGAAGCGGCCAAGGTGCTGGGCAACCTGATCTACAAACCCAACGTGGTGGAAGTCGAGGGCAACTACGACGACGTCAACCGTCTGTGCAGCGAGATCGCCGGCGAGCACAAGTGGGCCTTCGTGAACATCAACATCCGGCCCTACTATGCCGAAGGGTCCAAGACCCTGGCCTTCGAAACCGTGGAGCAGCTGGGCTGGCAGGCGCCGGACCAAGTGGTGATCCCGATGGCCTCCGGTTCCCTGCTGACCAAGATCAAGAAGGGCCTTCAGGAAATGGAGACCTTGGGGCTGATCGGCAAGGTCAAGACCAAGATCAACGGAGCCCAGGCGGAAGGCTGCTCTCCGATCTCGACCGCCTTCAAGGAAGGGCGCGACTTCTTCAGGCCGGTGAAACCGAAAACCATCGCCAAGTCGCTGGCGATCGGCAACCCGGCCGACGGCTACTATGCGTTGAAGGCGACGGCCGAAACCGGCGGGGCCATGGACATGGTGTCCGACGAGGAAGTGGTCGAGGGGATCAAGCTGCTGGCGCAAACCGAAGGCATCTTTGCGGAGACTGCGGGCGGCGTGACCATCGGAGTCCTGCAGAAGCTGGTCAAGCAGGGCATCATCAAAAAAGGCGACGTGACCGTCGCCTACATCACCGGCAACGGGTTGAAGACGCAGGAAGCGGTGATCGACGCGGTCGGCCGCCCCGTCCGCATCCAGCCCAGCCTGGTGAATTTCGAACGAACCTTTAAGATGGGGAAGAACGGAGGGGCCGACGCATGA
- a CDS encoding monooxygenase, with the protein MAAAMTERTDVVVIGAGGGGAVLGLALAQKGIKALVLEQAPGPPGGLRGEILQPNGQQILDRLGLLDKLPADATRPVRYFHFCRVGGAREGACLGAPRAGGCERLCTIDYGMLPPPYNRALVTLPNVAHHAILRELETRAPGSLRYGATFKKLLREGSRVVGVEVECDGRPMTVSAKLVVGADGARSHVREALGIAAKLYMYPEGYLIAILERPKDMEEARYFVGKKTILGAFPAAGDKAYLFYMIPAGSMQQIKDAGLDALRKRWLAIDPTLAPMAESLVDWKQTAYLPTGRVKAKTWVADGAVLIGDAAHAINPHASQGRMQAMVDAMALADLIPRWLERNDWSASALAEYERVRRPQVDMLQKLADEQVLFWNTGNPLLAYLRDRVFKGMERNKRLSYRVLATTAGFRSEPPFGLLDRLMIAGFLPDPHADQLPADATVRGA; encoded by the coding sequence GTGGCTGCTGCGATGACAGAACGGACGGATGTGGTGGTGATTGGCGCAGGCGGAGGCGGGGCCGTGCTGGGTCTCGCGCTGGCGCAGAAGGGGATCAAGGCGCTGGTCCTGGAGCAGGCGCCTGGGCCACCCGGAGGCCTGCGGGGGGAGATTCTCCAGCCCAACGGGCAGCAGATTTTGGATCGCCTGGGGCTGCTCGACAAGCTCCCGGCGGATGCCACGAGGCCGGTGCGGTATTTTCACTTCTGCCGCGTGGGTGGCGCACGGGAAGGGGCGTGTCTTGGCGCGCCCAGGGCGGGCGGGTGTGAACGATTGTGTACGATTGACTATGGAATGTTGCCCCCTCCCTACAATCGGGCGCTGGTGACATTGCCGAACGTGGCCCACCATGCGATTCTCAGGGAACTGGAGACTCGGGCCCCAGGCAGCCTTCGCTACGGAGCGACATTTAAGAAGCTGCTGCGCGAGGGGAGCCGCGTGGTCGGTGTGGAGGTGGAATGTGACGGTCGGCCCATGACCGTCTCGGCCAAGCTGGTCGTGGGAGCAGACGGGGCTCGGTCGCACGTGCGAGAAGCCCTGGGCATTGCAGCCAAGCTGTACATGTACCCGGAGGGCTATCTGATTGCCATCCTGGAGCGGCCCAAGGACATGGAAGAGGCCCGCTATTTTGTGGGGAAGAAGACGATCCTCGGGGCCTTTCCGGCGGCAGGCGACAAGGCCTATCTGTTCTATATGATTCCGGCCGGGTCCATGCAGCAGATCAAGGACGCGGGACTCGATGCGCTGCGAAAACGATGGCTGGCCATTGATCCGACTTTGGCGCCGATGGCCGAGAGTCTGGTGGACTGGAAGCAGACCGCCTACCTGCCCACAGGCCGGGTGAAAGCCAAGACTTGGGTGGCCGATGGGGCCGTGCTGATCGGCGATGCGGCCCATGCGATCAATCCCCATGCCTCGCAGGGCCGGATGCAAGCGATGGTGGATGCGATGGCCCTGGCTGATCTCATCCCCCGGTGGTTGGAGCGCAACGATTGGTCGGCCTCGGCCTTGGCCGAGTACGAACGGGTCCGTCGGCCGCAAGTGGACATGCTCCAGAAATTGGCGGACGAGCAAGTCCTGTTCTGGAACACGGGCAATCCCTTGCTGGCCTATTTGCGCGACCGGGTGTTCAAGGGCATGGAGCGCAACAAGCGGCTGAGCTATCGGGTGCTGGCCACAACGGCCGGGTTTCGATCCGAGCCGCCGTTTGGACTGTTGGATCGGTTGATGATTGCCGGGTTCCTGCCCGATCCCCATGCGGATCAGCTGCCGGCGGACGCAACGGTAAGGGGGGCGTAG
- a CDS encoding HEAT repeat domain-containing protein, translating into MKFCRSRHKQREGCDLRTILLCSAVILCPGLVGATGEEGEWARPVPVQMPYDLPPKVEAGPATSVPPSNQPLGPEELKRAEALLPLLEGKQEFWAMGEFVHLGAPAVPVLIKALTMPGPRIRYNAIETLLMIKDPSAAPALVEAAKESNDMPRVREHALRATVRLNPALAPPAIEAMAKDQNASVRKVAAFEARYVRQKAVVPVLIGLLSDPERFVSISAIHSLWLLTRHESEIHDWDSSSKENRQEWAQEWADWWTSVRDTFELPDPRRPKNPQPQG; encoded by the coding sequence ATGAAATTTTGTCGGAGCCGGCACAAGCAGCGGGAGGGGTGCGATTTGCGCACCATTCTCCTCTGCAGCGCGGTGATATTGTGCCCCGGGCTTGTCGGGGCGACGGGCGAGGAAGGGGAGTGGGCCCGCCCCGTTCCGGTGCAGATGCCTTACGATCTGCCGCCCAAGGTGGAAGCGGGGCCAGCGACCTCGGTGCCTCCGTCCAACCAGCCGCTTGGGCCGGAGGAGCTGAAGCGCGCCGAGGCGCTCCTGCCGCTGTTGGAAGGGAAACAGGAATTTTGGGCGATGGGGGAGTTCGTCCACTTGGGGGCGCCCGCGGTACCGGTGCTGATCAAAGCCCTGACGATGCCGGGCCCCAGAATCCGGTACAACGCGATCGAAACCCTTCTGATGATCAAGGATCCCAGCGCGGCGCCGGCGTTGGTGGAGGCCGCCAAAGAATCGAATGACATGCCCCGTGTGCGCGAGCATGCCTTGCGGGCCACCGTCCGGCTCAACCCGGCCCTGGCGCCGCCGGCGATCGAGGCGATGGCCAAGGACCAAAATGCTTCGGTCAGGAAGGTGGCGGCGTTCGAAGCGCGGTATGTCCGGCAGAAGGCCGTCGTGCCAGTCTTGATCGGTCTGCTCTCCGATCCGGAGCGGTTCGTGTCGATCTCGGCCATTCACTCGCTTTGGCTGTTGACAAGACATGAGAGCGAGATCCACGACTGGGACTCCTCCAGCAAGGAGAATCGCCAGGAATGGGCCCAGGAATGGGCGGACTGGTGGACGTCGGTCCGGGATACCTTTGAGCTGCCCGATCCGCGCCGTCCGAAAAATCCGCAGCCCCAGGGCTGA
- a CDS encoding M67 family peptidase has translation MSLLKIPRQILDEMVAHARALDPYECCGLLAGTDGAVSRHYRITNTVAKDAQAVEVFDAANVKQLADLSEAQKAEVAYFMDPKEMLAAFKDMRERSLDLAVIYHSHTHSPAYPSMTDVGLALYPDAAYLIISLELKAAPDLRMYSIKGQQVTQIEFQAI, from the coding sequence GTGTCGCTTCTGAAGATTCCCCGCCAGATCCTCGACGAGATGGTGGCCCACGCCCGCGCGCTGGATCCCTACGAATGTTGCGGTCTGCTGGCCGGCACGGACGGAGCCGTGTCGAGACACTATCGCATCACCAACACCGTGGCGAAGGACGCGCAGGCGGTGGAGGTGTTCGACGCGGCCAACGTCAAGCAGCTCGCGGACCTGTCGGAGGCCCAAAAAGCCGAAGTCGCCTACTTCATGGACCCCAAGGAGATGCTCGCCGCCTTCAAGGACATGCGGGAACGGAGCCTCGACCTCGCGGTGATCTACCATTCCCACACCCATTCGCCCGCCTATCCTTCCATGACCGACGTGGGCCTGGCCCTCTATCCGGACGCGGCCTATCTCATTATCTCCCTTGAACTCAAGGCTGCGCCAGACTTGCGGATGTATTCCATCAAAGGCCAGCAAGTCACCCAGATCGAGTTTCAGGCGATTTGA
- the def gene encoding peptide deformylase, with the protein MAVLPVAKVGNPVLRQLARPVDPAEIRSKAMQQFIEDMFETMHEEEGIGLAAPQVSRSQQLLVMGCPGEGGFPDTVLINPVIVYYGPQQEEMWEGCLSVDGLRGKVTRPSMVRVRALDRQGAAVEFDATGLFAVCIQHEMDHLIGKLFLDRMADLSTLTQLEEFDQYWRKEPTSVI; encoded by the coding sequence ATGGCGGTCCTGCCCGTTGCGAAAGTCGGCAATCCGGTTCTCAGGCAACTTGCCCGCCCCGTGGATCCGGCTGAGATCCGATCCAAGGCGATGCAGCAGTTCATCGAGGACATGTTCGAAACCATGCACGAAGAGGAGGGCATCGGGTTGGCGGCGCCGCAAGTCTCCCGTTCCCAGCAGCTCCTCGTCATGGGGTGCCCGGGAGAGGGCGGGTTTCCGGATACCGTGCTGATCAATCCGGTGATCGTCTACTACGGTCCTCAACAGGAGGAGATGTGGGAGGGCTGTCTCAGTGTAGACGGGCTCCGCGGAAAGGTGACGCGGCCCTCGATGGTCCGGGTCCGCGCGCTGGACCGGCAGGGGGCGGCGGTGGAGTTCGATGCGACCGGCCTGTTCGCCGTGTGCATCCAGCACGAGATGGATCACCTCATCGGCAAGCTGTTCCTGGATCGGATGGCCGACCTCTCCACGCTCACCCAGCTCGAGGAATTCGATCAATACTGGCGGAAGGAACCGACCTCTGTCATCTAG